A segment of the Candidatus Schekmanbacteria bacterium genome:
TTGGAAGCATTGTTAAACCTCACGAGAAAGTGCACCTTCGTTTTGCTCTTGTATTTCCTGAAGTTTATGAATTGGGAATTTCCAATCTGGGATTGAGAATACTATATCAGATACTAAACAATATGCCCGGTGTGCAGGCAGAAAGGGTTTATGCGCCTTGGCCTGATATGGAAAATCTTATGAGAAAAGAGAAAATTCCACCATATGGAATTGAATGCGGCACTCCTCTTTACGATTTTGACATAATTGGTTTTTCTCTCCAGTATGAGCTTCTATATACAAATCTTGTCAATATTTTGGATATTGCAGGATTGCCCTTTTATGCGAAAGATAGAGATGAGAGATTCCCTTTAATCATTGCTGGCGGACCTTGTTCCTTCAATCCTGAGCCGGTGGCAGATTTTTTTGATGCAATTCTCATTGGCGATGGTGAAAAGGCGGTAGTTGAAATTGTCAATTGTTATAGTGTATGGAAAAACGGGAAAAATCCAAAAAAAGATGAGCTTCTCCACGCACTTTCTGAAATCGAAGGCGTCTATATCCCATCCTTCTTTAAGGTGGATTATTTTGATTCGGGCAGAATAAAATCGATTAACTGCCTTGAAGGAAAAAAAGTCATAAAACGAAGCATAGTCCATAGTCTTGATTATGAAGCTTTCCACAGAAAACCTATCATTCCTTACTGCGAAGCAGTGCATGACAGAATTAATATCGAAATAATGCGTGGATGCTCAGCAGGGTGCCGCTTCTGTCAAGCAGGAATCATCTATAGACCTGTGCGGGAGAGAGGCAGAGATGAAGTTATAGAAAAGGCGATAGAAGAAATTCAGCAAAGTGGTTACAGGGATTTGGCGCTGTCGAGTCTTAATGTTGCAGGTCACTCTGAGATTGAAGAGATTGTTTCATCTCTTATGGAGAGAGTGAAGTTTAAAAAGGTTTCAATTTCACTTCCATCATTGAGGGCAGACATCTTAAAAAGCGGTATTATTGCTGAGAATATCGCAAAGGTGAGAAAAACGGGTTTTACAATTGCTCCTGAGGCAGGTACACAGCGTCTGCGGAATATCATCAATAAAGGCATAAACGAAGATGAGATAATCGATTCTGTGCTGACTTCATTTTCGAAGGGATGGCAGTCGCTGAAACTCTACTTTATGGTTGGACTTCCCTTTGAAACTGATGAGGATGTGCAGGGGATTGGTGAACTTGTATGGAAGATTGTTGATAGAATAAAATCTGCCGGTAAAAGGTTTAAAAGACTTTCCGTTTCAATTTCACCTTTCGTACCCAAAGCGCATACGCCTTTTCAGTGGTGTAGGATGTGCAAAGTGGAGGAAATTGAAAGAAAAGTAGGAATTATCCTTGATATGGTCAGATCAAGAAAGATCGATATTGAATGGCATACTCCATGGACAAGTATTCTTGAAGGTGCTTTTGCGCGGGGAGACAGACGGCTTTCAAGGATAATTGTATCTGCATTCAAAAAGGGTGCTAAATTCGATGGGTGGCGTGAATACTTCAAACTGCAGATATGGAAAGAATCATTCAAAGAAGAGGGAATTGATTTAGAAGAATATGCGACACGAAGAATGGGTTTTGATGAAATATTGCCGTGGGACCATATTGACTGCGGCATAAAAAAATCATTTTTGTTGGAGGAATACAAAAAGGCGAGGGATGAAAAAGTTACAGCTGATTGTTCTATAGAAGGATGTCATAATTGCGGGCTTGAAAGCGAATGCGCAAGTGTGAGGAAATATGCAGAAAATAGAAAAACTCAAGAAAGAGAAAAAAAATCATTAATTATAGATGAAAGAGAATTTGTGCCTGAGGAAGAAGAAAGGCATTTTTACAGAATAAAATATTGCAGAAAAGGTCTTATGAAATATTTATCACATACAGAATTCAGGAATCTTTTTGAGCGCGCAATTGCAAGAGCAAATATCCCTGTTGCTTTTACTCGAGGATTTCATCCTTCTCCCTGTATATCATATGGAATGCCTCTTCCTGTCGGTGTTGAGGGGGAAGGAGAATATCTGGATATTGAGCTTACAAAGAGGGCGGACTGTAAAGAGTTGAAGAAGTTATTAAATTCAGAGCTACCGCATAATATAAAGGCAATAGATGTGATAAGAAGAAAGAACAAAAAACCCTCTCTTCAATCAAGTATCAGGGGATTTGTATATGAAATTATTTTTTTAGATGAAGTTTTCAAAGAAGATGAAAATTTAGAAAATTTAATTAGTGAGAGAATCGATTTGTTCAACAAAGCAGATGAGTTCATTGTCGAGAAGAAGCGTAAAGACAATGCGACGACAATAGATTTAAAGAAATATGTTTCAATTGAAAAAAATTCGGCTTCTGATTATAAAGTAGCAATAAAGGTATCAGAGGGGAAAGCCCCTTCAATTTTTGTTGTACTGAAAGAGATTTTCAATATCGACTCTAAAAGAGAAGAGCTTCCTCATTCTTCAATGCCGGAAATCATAAGAAAAGAGATTATCATTGAATGAATTTTAGCGGTATCTATTGCAGCAAAGAGATGCCTCCTACAATTATTGCAATTGCCCCAATTCCAATGCCTGTGTATTGTAGAATTCGCTTCCTCTTTTCCCAAGTATCAGTAGAATGAAAAGAGTATTTTAATTCTACATCTTCCTCATTAACCTTGATTCCTGAGATATCGATTCTCAACATATGTTCTTCTTTTACAGAATATGGGAAGATTATATAGAATGCTGCTTTTTTTTCATCCTTCAAGATTACCTCATCATTCAATAAGAGATTGTCAACAAGGGTGCTTTCTATATCTCTAAAGCTTTTTTCTATGTCTTCTCTATATCTTGAAAGAAATACTGCTTTTATCCCTGCAGGGGTTACTTCAACTACATCATCTTTCTTTTTTTCTATGAGAAGTAGAAAAAGAGGATATTTATTCTTTCTCAATGTCTTGAGTTTTCGCTTTTCCTCTTTGCTAAGTTTTTTGTTTTTTTCAATATCTTTTATGAAAGATTTCATATCCCATTTATAGAGTTTGAAATCGACAGATCCAACTTTGATAGATTCATAATCGCTTTCGGCTGTCCTTCCTTTGTTGTCCACCGGGGCAAGTGTTGTATATTGATAGCGCGGCGCGCAGCTGCACAACTGTATCATCAGTATTGAGATAATTGAAATTTTAATGAAATTTGACTTTAATCCGAACATATCATTTTATTTGCAATTTTTTTTGTTGTTTAGATAGGACACTGTATAGAATAAGAAAAAACAGGTCAAGTTTTTCTACACAAGAGTGTTGATGAATGGCTAAAGAGAAAAAATTTAGAAAAAGAGTAACCTTTTCCATAATCTTGTCTGCAGCGGTCTTTGCAGGATTGAGCTTATATGGAGAATTGCCGCAGCTCAAAAAATCTATCCTCAACTTTTCTTGGAAATATATACCTGTAATTATGGTGATGGTATTTCTAAATTACATAATAAGGTTTGTGAAGTGGGATTACTATTTGAAAGTAATCAATATTAAGACATCAAAGAAGGACAGCTTTTCAATCTTTATGAGCGGTCTTCTTATGACAGTAAGCCCGGGAAAATTCGGTGAAGTCCTTAAATCGTATCTTCTCAAAAAGATTTATTCGACTCAGATATCCAAATCGTCTCCTGTAATCCTTGCAGAAAGAGTTACTGACCTTCTTGCTTTTTGTTTACTGGCAAGCTTTGGGGCTTATTCATTCCATTATGGTGAAAATGTTGTTTTGATTGGAATTGTACTAATCATTTTGATTGTTTTGATAATTGGACAGGAGAGAATATTTGTTTCCATACTGGAGTATGCAAAGAAGTTTTCCCTTATTGAAAAATATTCGACAAAGATCGAAAATGCCTATGAAAGTGCCGCAAGTCTTCTATCAATCAAGAATATCTTTAAACCAACTGCAATAAGCATTCCTTCTTGGTTTTGTGAATGTGTAGCTTTTTACTTTATCCTTAACGGCCTTGGTTGTAATGTCAACCTTTTTAAAGCAACTTTTATTTATTCCATTTCTACAATAATTGGCGCTTTAAGCATGCTTCCGGGCGGGCTTGCCGTTATGGAAACGAGTATGACGGGGATGCTT
Coding sequences within it:
- a CDS encoding TIGR03960 family B12-binding radical SAM protein; translation: MNARMLKNLHRVLKPSRYIGGEIGSIVKPHEKVHLRFALVFPEVYELGISNLGLRILYQILNNMPGVQAERVYAPWPDMENLMRKEKIPPYGIECGTPLYDFDIIGFSLQYELLYTNLVNILDIAGLPFYAKDRDERFPLIIAGGPCSFNPEPVADFFDAILIGDGEKAVVEIVNCYSVWKNGKNPKKDELLHALSEIEGVYIPSFFKVDYFDSGRIKSINCLEGKKVIKRSIVHSLDYEAFHRKPIIPYCEAVHDRINIEIMRGCSAGCRFCQAGIIYRPVRERGRDEVIEKAIEEIQQSGYRDLALSSLNVAGHSEIEEIVSSLMERVKFKKVSISLPSLRADILKSGIIAENIAKVRKTGFTIAPEAGTQRLRNIINKGINEDEIIDSVLTSFSKGWQSLKLYFMVGLPFETDEDVQGIGELVWKIVDRIKSAGKRFKRLSVSISPFVPKAHTPFQWCRMCKVEEIERKVGIILDMVRSRKIDIEWHTPWTSILEGAFARGDRRLSRIIVSAFKKGAKFDGWREYFKLQIWKESFKEEGIDLEEYATRRMGFDEILPWDHIDCGIKKSFLLEEYKKARDEKVTADCSIEGCHNCGLESECASVRKYAENRKTQEREKKSLIIDEREFVPEEEERHFYRIKYCRKGLMKYLSHTEFRNLFERAIARANIPVAFTRGFHPSPCISYGMPLPVGVEGEGEYLDIELTKRADCKELKKLLNSELPHNIKAIDVIRRKNKKPSLQSSIRGFVYEIIFLDEVFKEDENLENLISERIDLFNKADEFIVEKKRKDNATTIDLKKYVSIEKNSASDYKVAIKVSEGKAPSIFVVLKEIFNIDSKREELPHSSMPEIIRKEIIIE
- a CDS encoding UPF0104 family protein gives rise to the protein MAKEKKFRKRVTFSIILSAAVFAGLSLYGELPQLKKSILNFSWKYIPVIMVMVFLNYIIRFVKWDYYLKVINIKTSKKDSFSIFMSGLLMTVSPGKFGEVLKSYLLKKIYSTQISKSSPVILAERVTDLLAFCLLASFGAYSFHYGENVVLIGIVLIILIVLIIGQERIFVSILEYAKKFSLIEKYSTKIENAYESAASLLSIKNIFKPTAISIPSWFCECVAFYFILNGLGCNVNLFKATFIYSISTIIGALSMLPGGLAVMETSMTGMLVLVGVDKSSAVAATILIRCFTLWLAVITGMIFFYSNHRRFGDIDDAISESSTA